In Pseudomonadota bacterium, the DNA window AGATTATAACTAATTGCAGCTTTAATTTTTTTGTTTACAGTTTCATTTGTTTCGCCGAAAAATTGCCTTCGTTCGGAATGCCCAATAATAACATATTTACATCCGGCCGAAATAATCATTTCCGGAGATATTTCTCCCGTGTAGGCTCCTTCCTTTTCCCAGAAAAGATTTTGTGCTCCAAGCATCACCAAGCTGTCTTTTACGGCTTCATTGACTTGTTCAAGCGCTATGTAAGCAGGCGCAATCATAACATCGACATCACTGTATTGTGATAGCAGTTTTACTAATTTTTCGGCAGTTTTCACAGCCTCTATGCCGGTTTTGTACATTTTCCAGTTGCCGGCAATAAATGGCTTTCGGCTATTCATGATATTCTCCTTGTTATACTACTAAATAAAATTAACAATCTATATTAAAACAACATTAAAATATTTCAATTTAATACTATTATTCTTTATCAGCTGGATACCTCAAATAAAATTTTGATTTCAATAAGATATAGATTGCAACAACCACCAATAAAGTGGGTAATCCATAGTCTTTTAATAAAGCTAAGATTATTGAAAAGTTCATATGCCACCCCCCATTTTACAGATTTATGTTTTCCCAAAGTATATTCACACATAACATACTGTTGTATTAGAGCTAACAATGTTTTATGTAGTCAGCGAAAGCCTTACCTGTTTTACTAAACCGTCTTTGTTAATTCTTTTAATAAAACAATAGCGTCTTCTCTGGTTTCAGTGTAATAATTTGGCCTTATTCCTATAGTTACAAACCCTGCTTTACTATACAGTGCTAAAGCGGGTTTGTTAGAGCTTCTTACTTCGAGAATGACTGATGTTACTTTCTTGCTAATCGCAATTTTAAGAAGTTTGTTTAACAGCCAGAAAGCAATTCCAATACCCAGCAATTTATTTGATACAGCGATTCTTAATATACTCATCTCAGAGCCTATAATGCGGGAGCAAACATAAGCTATAACAGTTTTGGGCTCTTTGGTTCCATAGCTTTTAACTACATAATCAAAAGCATCTTTACATATCAGTTCTTCAAGAAACAATGCAAGTGACCACGGCTCTTTGAAAGAGGTTTTCTCGATTTCAAGAATCTGTTCTATATCGGGTCGGGTAAGCTTGGAAAGGTGCCACTGCAAAAAACTAAGTCCTTTTATTCCCTTTTAAAATACCGCTTGCAAGTGAAATACTTTTTTTGCCATAAGCTTCGATACATTGAGCAAGCTTTGTTACATCCATATCTTTGCGTGAATTTATGGCTTTTATCAGTATAGGAAGATTAACTCCTGATATTACTTCGGTGCGGCCTTCTTCAAGAAAAGAATAACTTAAATTGGAAGGGCTTCCGCCGAACATGTCGGTTAAAATAATAATTCCTTCATTATCATTTACCTTTTTGATGCCGTCAAATATTTTTTCTCTAAGCTTATCTGCAGGTTCGGTAATATTTATGGAAACAGAGACTACTTTGTCAGGACGGTTTCCCAAGATGAATTCAGCAGCATCTATCAACGCGTCTCCAAGTTTTTGATGAGTAACGATAAGGATTCCAATCATAAAACTCCTATATGTAATTTGGGCAAATTGTGAATAGACTCCAAAAATATATGATTAACGGCCGATATCGCGGTGCGAGATACTGGCTCTTATCCCTGATTTTTCTAAATGTTTAAAAACATGTCCGATAATAGCCACGGAACGATGTCTGCCTCCTGTACATCCGATAGATATAGTTAAATATGCTTTTCCTTCCTTTTCATATAAAGGGATTAAATAGTCAAGTAACTCAAGATATTTTTTTAAAAAAGTCTTTGTTTGTCTGCTTTTAAGAACAAAATCTTTTACTTTTTTATCCTCACCGTTAAGATCTCTCAATTCCGGAATAAAATATGGATTTGCAAGAAAACGAACATCAATAATCAGGTCTGAATCTATAGGTATCCCATACTTGTAGCCAAAAGAAAGTATGTGAACCGTCATAGGAGATATATTTTTGCTTTTATTTG includes these proteins:
- the rimI gene encoding ribosomal protein S18-alanine N-acetyltransferase — its product is MQWHLSKLTRPDIEQILEIEKTSFKEPWSLALFLEELICKDAFDYVVKSYGTKEPKTVIAYVCSRIIGSEMSILRIAVSNKLLGIGIAFWLLNKLLKIAISKKVTSVILEVRSSNKPALALYSKAGFVTIGIRPNYYTETREDAIVLLKELTKTV
- a CDS encoding PTS fructose transporter subunit IIA, with product MIGILIVTHQKLGDALIDAAEFILGNRPDKVVSVSINITEPADKLREKIFDGIKKVNDNEGIIILTDMFGGSPSNLSYSFLEEGRTEVISGVNLPILIKAINSRKDMDVTKLAQCIEAYGKKSISLASGILKGNKRT